The genomic interval GAAAATGCGTCAGTACCGACAGCCGTCCGGGCCCGCCACCAAGGTCCCGCCGAGGCGTGGGACCGGCCGGTACGGCCGACGGCTGTGCCACTGACAAAGCTGAGCTTCTGATGTGTCCGGGGGTCGTGCGACGGTCGCGGAACGGCCGCGGCTCCCGCGTCACGGGAACGCTCACCACGACCTCACCGGGCACGCACCAGGTGTCACCGCCCGACCCGGGCGTCACCACCCGACCCGACCATCCGATCACATTAGCGTTTGAGCGCCTTGTGCCGTTATACGCCCACGACAGTGAATAAACGAACGCCCCGGCAGCACGATGGCGTGCCGCCGGGGCGTTCGGAGTACGCACGAGCGCCCTGTGATTAGCGCTTGCTGTACTGCGGAGCCTTGCGGGCCTTCTTCAGACCGGCCTTCTTCCGCTCGACCGCACGGTCGTCGCGGCGCAGGAAGCCGGCCTTCTTCAGCGGACCGCGGTTGTTGTCGACGTCCGCCTCGTTCAGCGCACGGGCGACACCGAGACGGAGCGCACCGGCCTGACCGGAGACACCGCCACCCGCGATGCGGGCGATGACGTCGTAGCGGCCCTCGAGCTCGAGCACCTTGAAGGGCTCGTTCACTTCCTGCTGGTGCACCTTGTTCGGGAAGTAGTCCTCGAGGGTGCGACCGTTGATCTTCCACTTGCCGGTGCCCGGGACGATCCGGACGCGGGCGATGGCGTTCTTGCGGCGGCCCAGGCCGGCGGCCGGCTGGGGCTCGCCGAAGCGGGAGGCCATGGACTCCGAGGTGTACTCGCCCTCGACGGGCACCTCGGACTCGGT from Streptomyces sp. DH-12 carries:
- the rpsI gene encoding 30S ribosomal protein S9, which codes for MAETTAEQPLEELDIDSYTTESEVPVEGEYTSESMASRFGEPQPAAGLGRRKNAIARVRIVPGTGKWKINGRTLEDYFPNKVHQQEVNEPFKVLELEGRYDVIARIAGGGVSGQAGALRLGVARALNEADVDNNRGPLKKAGFLRRDDRAVERKKAGLKKARKAPQYSKR